Proteins found in one Schistocerca serialis cubense isolate TAMUIC-IGC-003099 chromosome 5, iqSchSeri2.2, whole genome shotgun sequence genomic segment:
- the LOC126482209 gene encoding dapper homolog 3-like produces MVPRDRSSTLGGKKQWNAAALPESGDRTEDQYNSWGPGGGVRGSGTQRPASRCNLFAAQPPAGRPALAVPRSRRLPAASIAAAAAAAPPLPRVRSWPPPGRTHYATAHSTSPASGWPETAESRPASSVQRQRLAPARSAPGGGACGGGGPPSVSARPAAAPPDDRCRAALDIAAEKKRRGLAWAAAGAAATNKVAIDVAS; encoded by the exons ATGGTACCACGAGACAGAAGCAGCACGCTCGGTGGCAAGAAGCAGTGGAATGCTGCAGCTTTACCGGAAAGTGGCGACAG gactgaagaccagtacAACAGTTGGGGGCCTGGTGGTGGAGTGCGAGGCAGTGGGACGCAGCGGCCAGCTAGCAGGTGCAACCTGTTTGCGGCCCAGCCGCCAGCTGGCCGGCCGGCGCTCGCAGTGCCGCGCAGCCGCCGGCTGCCCGCCGCATCGATCgccgccgcggccgcggccgcgcctCCGCTGCCACGTGTCCGCAGCTGGCCGCCGCCCGGCCGCACGCACTACGCCACCGCCCACTCCACGTCGCCGGCCA GCGGCTGGCCCGAGACGGCCGAAAGTCGGCCGGCGAGTAGCGTACAGCGGCAGCGGCTCGCCCCCGCGAGATCCGCCCCCGGGGGCGGCGCGTGTGGCGGCGGCGGGCCTCCATCTGTTAGCGCgcggccggccgccgcccccccggACGACCGCTGCCGGGCGGCGCTCGATATCGCCGCCGAAAAGAAGCGGCGGGGGCTGGCGtgggcggcagcgggggcggcggcaaCAAACAAGGTGGCGATCGATGTGGCGTCGTGA